Proteins found in one Propionispora hippei DSM 15287 genomic segment:
- a CDS encoding L,D-transpeptidase family protein → MLLRKTRIYFTLASLVFAGIFLSLIGFEYWDEMELAALPNQPLQPPKGKISLVIKIPSRILEVYNDGVLYKQYRIAVGDDDTPTPIGDWTVIWKAHRSGDIMGTRFLGLDVPWGGYGIHGTNRPWSIGQFISHGCVRLRNKDVEELFEWVPVGTPVRIVDQQYRMQRALRYASMGADVVQLQRKLQELGYLEGRADGFFNRDTETAVKRFQHDKGVKVTGVVDKGTLNLLGL, encoded by the coding sequence ATGCTTCTCAGAAAAACCCGTATCTACTTCACGCTTGCTTCATTGGTGTTTGCCGGCATATTCCTAAGTCTGATCGGCTTTGAATACTGGGACGAGATGGAACTGGCGGCTCTGCCCAATCAGCCGCTGCAACCGCCAAAGGGGAAGATCTCTCTGGTTATAAAAATTCCCAGCCGGATACTTGAGGTTTACAATGACGGGGTGCTCTATAAGCAATACCGGATTGCCGTCGGCGACGACGACACGCCCACTCCCATCGGCGACTGGACGGTTATCTGGAAAGCTCACAGGTCGGGTGATATTATGGGGACACGTTTTCTGGGACTGGATGTGCCTTGGGGCGGTTATGGGATTCATGGCACAAACCGTCCCTGGAGTATTGGCCAGTTTATCAGCCATGGCTGTGTCCGGCTGCGCAACAAGGATGTGGAGGAACTGTTCGAATGGGTGCCCGTGGGGACACCGGTCCGTATTGTAGATCAGCAGTACCGTATGCAGCGGGCGCTGCGCTATGCGTCGATGGGCGCCGATGTGGTACAACTGCAGCGGAAGCTGCAGGAACTGGGCTACCTGGAGGGACGGGCCGACGGCTTCTTCAACCGCGATACCGAAACGGCCGTTAAACGCTTCCAGCATGACAAGGGGGTTAAGGTAACCGGTGTTGTTGATAAAGGGACGCTCAATCTACTGGGGTTGTGA
- a CDS encoding 2-isopropylmalate synthase has protein sequence MGRKIVVLDTTLRDGEQVPGAKLNLQEKLRIAQQLKTLKVDIIEAGFPISSQGDFEAVRRIAKEVVDGPVITALARAVKADIDAVYESVKEAQKPLIHIVLGVSDSHIQAKLRKSKEAIMQMGVDAVKYAKTLLPEVQYSTEDATRADFEYLWQTIEAAVKAGATIINVPDTVGYAVPEEFGELINKLNYRLKNINDKVLLSVHCHNDTGLATANTLAAVKNGADKVECTLNGIGERAGNAALEEVVVGIRLRADYYGAYTDIATKEIKATSTLVSNLMGLEVQVNKAVTGDNAFAHSSGIHQDGLLKDRGTYEILRPEDVGVESMELILTARSGRHAFKSAIAPFLHGQPSEADFEQLFARFLELADMKKEIYNHDLYHIAEAYYAVREDNPYAGAESLYELQTLQVVSNDIFPSASVKIRCGSQIFKDSAVGDGPIDALYKAINQVVKLDVQLLEYKISSISKGNEALGRVHLKISHNGVIHSGKAVDTDIIKASAEAYLSALNQVLLESWKAERSAAQ, from the coding sequence ATGGGAAGAAAGATTGTCGTATTGGATACTACCTTGCGCGACGGTGAACAGGTACCTGGCGCGAAGCTGAATCTTCAGGAGAAGCTGCGGATTGCCCAGCAGCTAAAGACGCTTAAGGTCGATATTATCGAGGCCGGTTTCCCGATCTCTTCACAGGGCGACTTCGAAGCCGTCCGGCGTATTGCCAAAGAAGTGGTGGACGGTCCGGTGATTACGGCTCTGGCCCGGGCAGTCAAGGCTGACATTGACGCAGTCTACGAAAGTGTCAAAGAAGCTCAGAAACCGCTTATTCACATTGTGCTGGGAGTCTCCGACTCCCATATTCAGGCCAAACTGCGTAAATCCAAGGAAGCTATTATGCAGATGGGAGTCGACGCGGTCAAATACGCCAAGACCTTGCTGCCGGAAGTCCAATATTCCACCGAAGACGCCACCCGCGCCGATTTTGAATACCTGTGGCAGACGATTGAGGCGGCAGTCAAAGCAGGTGCCACCATCATCAACGTCCCCGACACGGTCGGCTATGCCGTGCCGGAGGAATTCGGAGAACTCATCAACAAGCTGAATTACCGCCTGAAAAACATCAATGACAAGGTGCTGCTCAGCGTGCATTGCCACAACGACACCGGTCTGGCTACTGCCAATACCTTGGCAGCGGTGAAAAACGGCGCCGATAAGGTAGAATGTACTCTTAACGGCATCGGCGAACGGGCCGGCAATGCGGCATTGGAGGAAGTGGTGGTCGGCATCAGGCTGCGTGCCGATTACTACGGTGCTTACACCGATATTGCCACCAAGGAAATCAAAGCTACCTCCACTCTGGTCAGCAATCTGATGGGCCTTGAGGTCCAGGTGAATAAAGCCGTCACCGGCGACAATGCTTTTGCCCATTCCTCCGGCATTCACCAGGACGGTCTCTTGAAGGACCGCGGCACCTACGAAATTCTGCGTCCCGAAGATGTCGGAGTAGAAAGCATGGAGTTGATTCTCACCGCCCGCTCCGGCCGCCACGCCTTTAAAAGCGCCATTGCTCCCTTCCTGCACGGTCAGCCGTCAGAGGCCGACTTCGAGCAACTCTTCGCGCGTTTCCTGGAACTGGCCGATATGAAAAAAGAAATCTACAACCACGACCTGTATCACATTGCCGAGGCCTATTACGCCGTCCGGGAGGATAACCCTTACGCCGGAGCTGAAAGCCTCTACGAGCTGCAAACTCTCCAGGTGGTCAGCAACGATATCTTCCCCTCGGCCAGTGTCAAAATACGCTGCGGCAGTCAGATCTTTAAAGACAGCGCCGTCGGCGACGGCCCGATTGATGCCCTGTATAAAGCCATCAACCAGGTGGTTAAGCTGGATGTGCAGCTACTGGAATATAAAATCAGCAGCATCAGCAAGGGTAACGAAGCCCTCGGCCGGGTCCATCTCAAAATATCTCATAACGGTGTCATTCATAGCGGCAAAGCCGTCGATACCGACATTATCAAAGCCAGCGCCGAAGCGTACTTAAGCGCGCTTAACCAGGTCCTGCTGGAAAGCTGGAAGGCCGAACGCAGCGCAGCTCAATAA
- a CDS encoding 4Fe-4S dicluster domain-containing protein gives MLRKIIHIDESRCNGCGLCIDACHEGALRLINGKARLISDAYCDGLGACLPECPTGAIRIEERDSAPFDEELVKKHLAAKSHSMPPASGCPGSRSRLLQPESATGPSPVAGQPMPSALRQWPCQLQLISVQAPYFEDADLLIAADCTAYAYANLHADFMTGKVTLIGCPKLDHVAYADKLTTILQLHSVRSLTLLRMEVPCCGGLAQAAEEAVAACGKAIPLRLVTIGIDGQVLVPDQP, from the coding sequence ATGCTGCGAAAAATCATTCACATAGACGAATCACGTTGCAACGGCTGCGGCCTCTGTATTGACGCCTGCCATGAGGGGGCGCTGCGGCTGATTAACGGCAAAGCCCGTTTGATCTCCGACGCCTATTGCGACGGCCTGGGGGCCTGCCTGCCGGAATGCCCCACCGGGGCCATCCGTATCGAAGAACGGGATTCCGCACCCTTCGATGAAGAATTGGTCAAAAAACACTTGGCCGCCAAAAGTCACTCTATGCCACCGGCTTCGGGCTGTCCCGGCAGCCGCTCCCGGCTGCTCCAGCCGGAATCTGCCACCGGTCCGTCGCCGGTGGCCGGCCAGCCGATGCCGTCGGCCTTACGCCAATGGCCTTGTCAGCTCCAGTTGATTTCCGTTCAGGCCCCTTATTTTGAGGATGCCGACCTGCTCATCGCCGCTGACTGCACCGCCTACGCCTACGCCAACCTGCATGCCGATTTTATGACCGGCAAGGTCACGCTGATCGGCTGTCCCAAACTGGATCATGTAGCCTACGCCGACAAGTTGACTACCATCTTGCAACTGCATTCGGTCCGTAGCCTGACCCTCTTGCGTATGGAAGTCCCCTGCTGCGGCGGTCTGGCCCAGGCCGCCGAGGAAGCGGTGGCAGCCTGCGGCAAAGCCATTCCGCTGCGCCTTGTCACCATCGGCATCGACGGTCAGGTGCTAGTACCTGATCAACCCTAA